A window of Microbacterium sp. Root61 genomic DNA:
CGCGCCGGAGTCTGGTTCGCCGAGGACGGAACGACCTGGCAGGAGCACGGGAACGTCGGCTGGGCGCCGGTGGCCGCGCTCGACGAGCACTACGTGGACGACGGCAGCCAGAATGTCGATGACGACATCGCCGAGCAGATCTCGCAGCCCAGGTTCCGACCGCACGATGCGACGGGCGGGTTCAACGAGACCTCGATCCAGCGGGTGAGCGACGGCGCACTGCGCGCGATCGTGCGCCAGCAGGGCGTCGCGGGTGCGAGCGACCCGCTCATGCTCTTCACCACGGCATCCGGTGACGACGGAAGAACCTGGTCCGCCCCGACGGAACTCGGATTCACTGGCATGTCCCCGTGCCTGAGGGTTCTTCCGGATGGGCGACTACTGCTGGCCTACCGCCGTACCGTGCCCACCGTGGCCGACACCGCTGCGGTCGAGGTGCGGATCGGCAGTCCGGATGCCGCGCGCTGGTCGCTGCCGCTGCCGCTGCCCACCGGCTCGGACGAGCCGCTGCCCTACGAGTACCAGGTGGGGTACCCGAGCATCGTCACCTCGGTCACCAGTGGGGAACACCTCGTACTTCACTACAGCTACCGCGATGGCGAGGGCAGGCTTCTACGGCTGGCTCGCATCCGTGTCCCGGAGCTCGGCTGACATGACACCGGCGGGTCTCGTCCTGACTCCCTCGATCGCTCTTGTCGGGGGCGGCAGCTTGGGAGCGGAGCTCAGCCACGCGTGCGATGCGAACATCTATCTCGTGCACGACGATGAGGACGGCGTCCTCATCGACGCCGGATGCGGCCTCGGCACCCCCGATGTGATCGCCAACGTCCAGGCCGTGGCGCCATCCGTCCGGATTTCGAGCATCCTCGTGACCCATGCGCACGCCGACCACGCGGCCGGTGCGGCCTCGCTCGCTGCCGCGACCGCGGCCGATGTGCTCGCCACGGCGCATGTCGGCGCCGTACTGAACGGCACGAACCCCGCCGCCTCGGGCCTGGAGGGGGCGAAGGCGAAGGGGATGTACCCGGCCGAGGTCGCGTTCACCGCGGTCCCGTCGATCACCGTTGCGGACGGCCACGAGCTGCGGCTGGGACGGATCGCGATCACCCTGCTGCTGACCGAGGGGCACGCCGACGGCCACCTCACAGCCGTCATCCGGGAGCCGGACCGGATCGTGTCGGTCTGCACCGGAGACCTCGTCTTCGCGCGCGGCCGCGCAGCGCTTCTGGATGACTCGCCGGAGACCGACCTCACCCGTTGGGAGGCCTCGGTCCGCCGTGTTGCGGATACCGAGCCCACTCGCCTCCTCCCCGGTCACGGTACGCCCGTGCTCCGCCGCGCCGGCGCGCACCTTGCCCTCGCGCTGGACCCCCTCTCCCGGGGCCTGGAGCCGCCGCGCTTGATCGACACCGATGCCCGCCCGCGAAGGGACCACTCATGACCGTCATCGCCGTCAGCGGCTTCGGATCCATCGGCCGTCGGCACGCCCGCGTGCTCAGCGCCATGGAGGGCGTGGAGGTCGTCGTGCACGACCCGGTCGCGCTCGGCGAGGATGTCGGTTTCCCGGTCGTCGCGAACCTCGACGACCTGGATGCGCACCGTCCGGATGGCATCGTGATCGCCAGTCCTGACGAATACCACTTGAGCGGCGCGACCTGGGCGGCGGAACGCTGGCTTCCCGTGCTGCTGGAGAAGCCCGTCGCCGACACGATCGCGGCGGCCGAGAGCCTCGTCACGGCCACCGCCGAGCGGTGCGCCGTGCTCGTCGGGTACGTGCTGCACCATTCCCCCGTGTTTCAGGCCGCGGCAGCCTGCATCGCCAACGGCGGCATCGGCATCCCGATCTCCGCGCACGCCGATCTCGGCGCCTACGAGACGCTCGTGGTGGCCCGCAATCGGTTCGCGGAGCCTCGGCACGACCGGATCTTCGTCGACTACAGCCACGAGTGGGACTACCTGCGCTGGTTCCTCGGGCCGCTCACCCCGCTCGCCGCGCACGCGCGCGACTTCGAGGGCATCCGAGAGCACACGGAGCACCCGAACAGCGTGGACGCACTACTGCGTGCAGGTGACGTGGGCGTCACCGCCCATCTGGACTACGTGCGTCGCCCTGGTCGGCGGGTGTGCACGGTGATCGGTTCCGAGGCGAGTCTCACCGTGGATGCCGGCGGCGATCTGACGATCCGGTACGAAGAGACGGGCGAAGTCAGCACACAGTCATACGCCGAGCCTCGCGATGCCATGTTCGCGCGCCAGGCGATGCACTTCCTCGCGGTCATCCGTGGCGAGGAGGAACCGGCGGTGACGGCGGCCGACGGGTTGGCGGCACTGCGCACCGCGGACGCACTGACCCGGTTGGCGCACCGCTGACGGCGCGCCAACCGGTCACAATGCGCTGCGCAGTTCCCGCACGACGGCGTCGCCGCGCGCCGTGTCGATCATGAGGTTCGTGAGATACGCGAACCCGAGCCCGAGGCCCGGATCGGCGAATGCCACCTGCCCGCCGGCTCCGTCATGACCGAACGCGGCGAGCGAGGTCATCGGGCGAAGATCGGAGGCCAGGGCGACGCCCGCGCCCCAGCGGTGGTACGGCGGCGGGGCCGTCGGGTACTCCGGCGCGCCTTCACCACGTAGCGCCGTGAGCGCCGCTCGCGCGGACGACGAGAGCAAGGGCTCGCGGGGATCGACCACGGCACCCCAGAACCGGGCCACAGCATCCGCCGTGGCGAGGCCTGCGGCTCCCGCGAGTCCGGAGGCGATCACCGCCGGGTCGTCGAAGCCCACGTCGCGATCGGTGAGCCGCGCAGGGAAAGCGCCACCGAACGTGGCGAAGTGCACGACGGCTTCGGCGATGTCCGGGGCGATCGCCATGGCCGGTGCGGAAAGGTCGCCCAACACGGGGCGCGCCCGCCGCGCGGCGGTCTCGGCATCCGCACCGAGCCACAGGTCGATGCCGAGCGGACCGGAGATCTCCTCCGCGATGAAACGGCCCAGTGTCCGACCGTCGATGCGCAGCATGAGCTGCTCCGTGATGACACCGTGCGAGAGCGTGTGGTAGCTGTATCCGGTGCCCGGACGCCAGAGCGGAACGCGGCCCGCGATGTTCTCCGCGAGCGTATGCCCATCGATGGCCTCGGAGAGGGTGAGGTCACGGTCCGGACCCGGTACGCCCGCCCGGTGCGCCAGTGCGTCGCCGACGGACACATCCGACTTGCCGGCGACACCGAACTCGGGCCAGTAACGCGCCAGGGGCTCATCCAGCGAGCCGAGGAGCCCACGATCGAGGAGCATCGCGATCGCCACGGCGGCGACGCCTTTCGTACAGGAGAAGATCACGGCCGGGGTGTTCGCCTCCCACGGCCGATCGAGGTCTGCGGCGCCGCTCTGCACACTGACCACGGCCCGACCTCCGAGGTGGACCGAGAGGGCGGCGCCCGCCCGTTCGTCCTTCACTGTGGCGGCAAAGGCGTGGACGACGTTGTCGAAGCCGGAATCCCAGTGGCCGCGGATTCCTTCGATCATGGGCGCGCGAGGACGGCGACCGCGTCCAGCTCGACCTTGACCGACTCCAGCGGGGACACCCAGGTCGTCCGCGCCGGCCGAGGGTGTGCGAAAAGCTCGCGATAGATCCGGTTGTACTCGGGGATCTGGTCTTCCGCCGTCACGAAGGCGCCGATGCGGACGACGTGGCGCAACGACGATCCTGCCGCGACGAGGAGCGTCTCGAGGTTGGCCACGCAGCGACGCATCTCCTCCTCGAAGGTTCCGGAGATGATGGCTCCGGTCTCCAGGTCGACCGATGCCTGACCCGACACGTGGACGAGCCCGCCGGCGATCACCGCGGGGGTGAAGTTCCGATCCTCTCGCGCGCCCAGGTAGGTGATGTCTCCCACGGTGCTCAGTTCCACGGTGCTCCTTGTGTGTCGTTCTGGTCGTTTTGGGTGTGCGGCGGTCGCGCTCATGCGCGCCGAGTGCCGAGCTCGAACAGCACGTCACCCGGTGACACGATCGCCTGAGTGCGCAGCACGGTGATCACACCGCCGGCCGGTGCCGTGCAGACGAACGCATCGGATCCGTCGCTGTCGATCACGCGGCCGATCACCTCGCCCGCGGCGACATCGTCCAGCAGAGTGCGCTGAGTGACGAAGAACCCCGCCCGCGGCGTCGACGCGGCGCGGTCGACGTCGCCGTTCCCGTGCAGCCGCAGCGTGGTGGCGCGGCCCTCCGGCGCGTCGTCGACCATGTCGAGGTGCGCGAGGATCCGCAGCACGCCATCGCGGTAGTCGCCGAGGGTCTCCGCGGTGAGCACGCCGCCGCGGGGCGACTCGACGTAGAGCGCCGGGATGCCGAGTTCCTGTGCCGTGCTCACGGTACGGCCGATCCCGTTCGCGGGGTGCGTCCACACCGTGCCCGCACCGAATGCCTCGCACAGCGCGACGGCGAGGTCGCAGCCGGGCGAGCCGTCGTCGAGGCATCCCGCGAAGAACGGCATGTCGGTGTCGGGCGACGACGTGTGCAGGTCGATGAGCACGTCCGCTCCGGTGATCAGGCGATCGGCGATTGCAGCGGCGAGCTGCTCGGTCGGCTGACCGTCGGCGGCACCGGGGAACACCCGGGCGAGATTCAGTCCGTCGACCGGGCTGACGCGAAGATTCGCCGCGTGCGCGGCCGGATGCGCGACCGGCAGCAGTCGCACGCGGCCCGCGATGAGCGGCAGACCCTCACGTGCGAACTGCGCGAGCGCGACGATGCCCGCCACCTCGTTGCCATGGATGCCGGCGAGCAAGGTGACGGTCGGACCCGGCACCCCGCTGTCGAGGTGGAACACCTCCAGGACGACGCCGTCCGCGGTGCGAAGCTGCTCGCTGCTCGCGGCGATCACGAGGCGACCTCCTCTACTTGGAAGGCTGTACGCCCGGCGTAGTAGACCGCGCGGTCACGCGTCCCGCGCTCGCTCGGGTCGTTGATCGGCACGGCCGACAGCAGCGCTTGCGTGTACGCGTGCTGGGGATGGTCGAACACCTGCTCCACCGGTCCGCTTTCCACGACTTCACCCAAGTGCATCACGAGCACCTCGTCGGCGATATGCCGCACCACCGACAGGTCGTGCGAGATGAAGATGTACGCGACACCGGACTCGGCCTGGATGTCCTGCAGGAGGTTCACGATCTGCGCCTGGATGGACATGTCCAACGCTGACACGGGCTCATCGAGCACGAGCAGCTCGGGCTTGAGCGCGAGTGCCCGCGCGATGCCGATGCGCTGCCGCTGACCTCCGGAGAACTCGTGCGGATAGCGCGTGCCCTGGGCCGGGGTGAGGCCGACGATATCCAGCAGCTCCGTCACCCGGGCGCGCTGCGCGGCGGCGTTGCCGAGGCGGTGGATGCGCAAGCCTTCGCCGATGATCTCACCGGCCGTCATCCGGGGGTTGATGGCGGCATACGGGTCCTGGAAGACGAACTGCATCCGCTGCCGCAACCCGCCCGCGAGCCGGCGGTCGGAGAGGTCGGTGATGTCCTGGCCACGGAACTCGATCCGCCCGGACGTCGGCCGGTAGAACCGGTTCACCGTGCGCGCGAGCGTCGATTTCCCCGATCCGGATTCCCCCACCACCGCGACGGTGCGTCCGCGTTCGACCGTGAACGAGACATCCTCGACGGCTCGGATCGTGCCCTTCCGACCGGCCGCGTCGCGGACGGTGAACCGCTTGGACAGCGACGTCACCCTCAGGAGGGGCGTGGCATCCACAGTGGTGTCGGTCATCGGTCCTCCTCCGCGGATGCCGGTACCCCGACCCGGCGCAGTCGTCGCTCCGAGGCATCCATTCGTGGGCGGCAATCCAGCAGCTCGCGGGTGTAGTCGCTGGTCGGGTTCGCGAAGAGATCGAACACCTCGGAGGTCTCCAGCACGCGACCGCGTCGCATCACGACGACCCGATCGGCCATCTCGGCGACGACACCGAGGTCGTGGGTAATCAGGATCAGCCCGATGCCGAGATCTCGCTGCAGGTCCCGCAGCAGATCCAGCACCTGGGCCTGCACCGTGACGTCGAGGGCGGTCGTCGGCTCGTCCGCGATGATCAGCGGCGGGTCGTTCGCGATGGCCATCGCGATCATCGCGCGCTGCCGCATGCCGCCGGACAACTCATGCGGGTACTGGCGCACCCGCATCGTCGGGTCGGGGATCCCGACCCGTTCGAAGAGTTCCACGACGCGGGCGAGAGCGGCGCGCTTGGACACGTGCCGGTTGTGGGTGCGGATCACCTCGGCGACCTGCGACCCGATGCGCGTCACGGGGTTGAAGGAGCTCATCGGGTCCTGGAAGATCATGCCGATCCGCCCACCCCGCACGCGGTCGAGTTCGCGCGGGCTCAGCGTGTACAGATCCACGCCGTCGAACATCGCCGTTCCGCCGCGCCGTACCGCGGTCTCGCGCGGCAGCAGTCCCAGCAGGCTCGACACGGACACGCTCTTGCCGGAGCCCGATTCTCCGACGATGCCCAGGCATTCGCCCCGTCCGACCTCGAACGAGACGCCGTCGACGGCGGTGACGGTGCCCGTCTCGGTGCGGAAATCGATGGACAGGTCCGTGACCTGGAGCAGTGGTGCGCTCACTTCATCCTCCTCGGGTCGGCAGCGTCGCGTAGTCCGTCACCGAGGAAGTTGACGGCCAGCACCGCGACGGCGATGAGGATGCCCGGGGGCAGCCAGAGCCAGGGCATCGATTGCAGGATCGTGAGGGACTGCGCTTCGTTGAGCATGTTGCCCCAGCTCGCGGTGGGCGGCTGCACACCGAGGCCGAGGAACGAGAGCGTGGCCTCGAGCAGGATCGCCTGGGCGATGAGGAGGGTCGCGACCACGGTGAGCGGCGCGACCACCGCGGGGAGGATGTGGCGGCCGAGCACCCAGAAGCTCGATCCCCCGAGTCCCTTCGCCGCCACCACGAACTCCTGCTCGCGCAGCGACAGTGTCGCTCCGCGGACGATGCGGTAGGCCTGCGGCCACTCGAACAGGGCGAGGGCGATGACCAGTGTCTGCAGGCTCGGGCCGATGAAGGCCACGACGGCGGTGAGGATGATCAGCGTCGGGAACGACAGCACCACGTCGGCCATCCGCGAGAGGACCGCGTCGACCGGTCCACGCAGGTATCCGGCGATCGCCCCGAGGAGCGCACCGATGGCGGCCGCGCCGATCGTCGCCGCCAGCGCCACGGTGAGGGAGACGCGTCCGCCGGCGAGAAGGCGTGCGAGCACGTCGCGTCCGGCGGAGTCGGTGCCGAGCGGATGCTCGGGAGTCGGAGGTTTCCGGGAGGCGAAGACATCGACCGCATTCGGGTCGACGGGGTACAACATCGGCCCGAAGACGGCGATGACGATGAGCAGCACCAGCACGATCGCCCCGGCGACCGCGAGACGGTGCTTGGTGAAGCGGAGGACGGCGAGGCGCCTCGGCGAGAGCGGGGCGACGGTGGCCACGGTGGCGGTCTCGGTCATGTCACTTCACCCGGATCCGTGGGTCGATGGTCGCGTAAAGAATGTCCGCGATGAGGTTGCACAGCAGAACGAGGACCGCCACGAACAGCACGAAGGCGAGGATCACGGGGTAGTCGCGGGCCATGATCGAGTCGATCGCGAGCTTGCCCATGCCGGGCCACGCGAACATCGTCTCGATGACGACCGTCCCGGCCAGCAGCACCGGGATCTGGAGCGCGATCACGGTGATGAGCGGGATGGAGGCGTTCTTCAACGCGTGGCCGAACAGCACCTTGGTGCCGCCGATCCCCTTCGCCCGTGCGGTGACGATGTACTCGGAGTTCAGGGCGTCGAGCATGCTCGCCCGCGCGTATCGGACGTAGGGGCCGAGCATCACGAGGGCGAGGATCCCGCCGGGGAGGATCAGGTGCATCAGCTGATCGCCGATGTTGCCGTCGGATCCGAGTGATTCCATGCCGGAGGTGGGCAGCCATCTCAAGGTGAGACCGAAGATGAAGATGCCGAGAAGGGCGAGGAAGAACGGCGGCACCGAGATGGCGAACAGGCTGAACCCGGTGATCGTGTAGTCGACCCAGGAGTTCTTGCGGATGGCGGCGAGCATGCCCATCACGATGCCGACGATCACCGCGACCACGAGGGCGGCGCCGACGAGGCGTGCCGTGGCGCCGAGGCGTTCCATCATCAGGGTGTTGACCGGGCGTCCGCTGGAGAGGGAGAAGCCGAGGTTGCCGCTGAGAAGCTCGCGGAGCCACGCGAAGTACTGGACGACGAGCGGCTGATCGTACCCGAGGCGTTCCCGGATGGCCGCGAGTGCGGCCTCCCGATCGCCGACGAAGTTGACCGGGTCGACCATCACCTCGATCGGGTCGCCGGGCATCATCCTGAGCAGGGTGAACAGCAGCATGCTGATCCCCAACAGGACGACGATCGCGATGAGGACGCGGGTTGCGATATAGCGAAGCACGTCGTGCGGTGTTCCCCTCTACGGCGGTGCGGTGGTCTGGAACGGCGTCGGAGGGCTGCGGAGCTGTGTGACTCCGCAGCCCCCCGGGCGCCAGGTTTCAGCCGGTGATCGACCAGTTCGGCGCGCTGTAGAAGGCGTCCGTCAGCAGTCGTCGCGGTTCGAATCCTTGCAGCTTGTCGCTGACGCCGAAGATGACAGTCGGCGAGGACAGCAGGATCATCGGTACTTCTTCGTTGACGATCTGCTGCGCTTCCGCATAGATCTTCTCGCGCTCTGCCTGGTCGGGCTCACTGAGGCCCTTCGTCAACAGTGCATCAAGCTCCGGATTGCAGTATGCCTGGATGTTGGTGGCAACGCCGCACATCAGGCGGATGTTCATCGAGGACGGGTCCACGACGAAGTTGCCGTATCCGGAGATCAGCAGCTGGAAGTCGCGTGCTCCGATGGCAGCGGTCTGGCTGGCCGCATCGAGCTGGCGGACGACGGCGTTCATGCCGACCGCCTTCAGCTGCGCCGCGACGATGTCGAGGGTGAGGTCGCGATCCTTCTGGCCGGGAACGATCTCGAGGGTGACCTCGCGGCTCGCATCCCAGTTCGCCTCGGCGAGCAGTTCCTTCGCCTTCTCCGGGTCGTAGGCGTACTCTTCGAGACCGCTCGGCACGGCCCACTCGGGTCCGTGAGCGAGCACGTTGACGACCGTACCCTCGCCGTGGAACACCTCGTCGATGATCCCCTGCCGGTCGATCGCGTACAGCATCGCCTGGCGCACGAGCGGGTCGGCGAGTTCGGGGTGGGTGTCCATTGCGGTGTGCAGGGCGAGCACTCCGGCGCCCGGTGCGCTCTCGACGGTGATGCCCGCGATGCTGCGCACCGTTTCCACATCCACTGCCGGGACGCTGCTGAGGTGCAGTTCACCGGTCTGCAGCTGGGCCTGGGCGGCATCGCTCGTAAGCGTGGAGGCGAAGACCCGGTCGAGCTTCAGTTCACTGCGGAACTCGGGGTTGGCAACGAACTCGAGCTGCGAGTCCGAGACCCACTTGGAGAAGACGTATGGCCCCATGCCGGCCGTCGGCTCACGGAACCACTCGTTCTCCAGCATTCCGGCCGGATCCATGTCCTCGAGGGCGTGCTTGGGGAGGATCCAGCCGAAGTTGAATGCACCCGGAAGGAAGTTGCCGAGGAACGTCGCGTCCGGAGTCACCAGGCTGAACGACACCGTATCGGCATCCTCCGCGACAAGGCCGGACAGGGTGTCGGCGGTGCCTGCCTTGACCTCGGCGTTGCCGACGACGTTCGTCAGGAAGCCGGCCGTGGACGATGTCGCCGCCGGGTTCGCGTGCAGGTTGTACGTGAAGACGACGTCCTCGGCGGTGAACGGCTCGCCGTCGCTCCACTTCAGATCCGGAATGAGGTCGAAGGTGACCTTGGTTCCATCCTCCGACACTTCCCACGACTCCGCGAGGCGGCTCTCATAGTCGCTTGTCTCGAGATTCCAGCCGATGAGCGTGTCGAAATGCAGCGACTCGATGAGTTCGTCGCCGCCGATGCCCGGCTTGAGGGTGTTGAAGCCGGCCGGCTGCTGGTAGAGCGCGACGTGGGCGTCTCCCCCGGAGGCAGTCTCTTCCGCGGGCGGGGGTGTCGACGTCGTCGGGCCGCAGGCCGCGAGCGTGAGGGTTGCGATGGCTGCCACGGATGCAAAGATCGCGGCTCTTCTCAGGTATGGCACGGACTTCTCCTCAGGTGCGAGTGCTGCTGCTGGACAGTGTGTGGCCGTCAGGGTCCCGTTTCGTCTAATGAAATGAACCGTTCTGATTAGCACGAATCTAGGGAACGAACCCGTTGCGCGCAAGTGTTCGTCGCCAATAACTCTTTGACAGCTGTCCCACCAAATGCAATGCTGAGTTTCTGTAGGTGGAATATCCCTCCCGTTCGAGACGGAGCAGAATCACGATGACCGCAGCAGCACCCGCAACCCTTCCCGGCATGCCCCAGCACGTGGTGATG
This region includes:
- a CDS encoding ABC transporter permease, with the protein product MLRYIATRVLIAIVVLLGISMLLFTLLRMMPGDPIEVMVDPVNFVGDREAALAAIRERLGYDQPLVVQYFAWLRELLSGNLGFSLSSGRPVNTLMMERLGATARLVGAALVVAVIVGIVMGMLAAIRKNSWVDYTITGFSLFAISVPPFFLALLGIFIFGLTLRWLPTSGMESLGSDGNIGDQLMHLILPGGILALVMLGPYVRYARASMLDALNSEYIVTARAKGIGGTKVLFGHALKNASIPLITVIALQIPVLLAGTVVIETMFAWPGMGKLAIDSIMARDYPVILAFVLFVAVLVLLCNLIADILYATIDPRIRVK
- a CDS encoding ABC transporter permease yields the protein MTETATVATVAPLSPRRLAVLRFTKHRLAVAGAIVLVLLIVIAVFGPMLYPVDPNAVDVFASRKPPTPEHPLGTDSAGRDVLARLLAGGRVSLTVALAATIGAAAIGALLGAIAGYLRGPVDAVLSRMADVVLSFPTLIILTAVVAFIGPSLQTLVIALALFEWPQAYRIVRGATLSLREQEFVVAAKGLGGSSFWVLGRHILPAVVAPLTVVATLLIAQAILLEATLSFLGLGVQPPTASWGNMLNEAQSLTILQSMPWLWLPPGILIAVAVLAVNFLGDGLRDAADPRRMK
- a CDS encoding ATP-binding cassette domain-containing protein, encoding MSAPLLQVTDLSIDFRTETGTVTAVDGVSFEVGRGECLGIVGESGSGKSVSVSSLLGLLPRETAVRRGGTAMFDGVDLYTLSPRELDRVRGGRIGMIFQDPMSSFNPVTRIGSQVAEVIRTHNRHVSKRAALARVVELFERVGIPDPTMRVRQYPHELSGGMRQRAMIAMAIANDPPLIIADEPTTALDVTVQAQVLDLLRDLQRDLGIGLILITHDLGVVAEMADRVVVMRRGRVLETSEVFDLFANPTSDYTRELLDCRPRMDASERRLRRVGVPASAEEDR
- a CDS encoding succinylglutamate desuccinylase/aspartoacylase family protein, encoding MIAASSEQLRTADGVVLEVFHLDSGVPGPTVTLLAGIHGNEVAGIVALAQFAREGLPLIAGRVRLLPVAHPAAHAANLRVSPVDGLNLARVFPGAADGQPTEQLAAAIADRLITGADVLIDLHTSSPDTDMPFFAGCLDDGSPGCDLAVALCEAFGAGTVWTHPANGIGRTVSTAQELGIPALYVESPRGGVLTAETLGDYRDGVLRILAHLDMVDDAPEGRATTLRLHGNGDVDRAASTPRAGFFVTQRTLLDDVAAGEVIGRVIDSDGSDAFVCTAPAGGVITVLRTQAIVSPGDVLFELGTRRA
- a CDS encoding serine hydrolase domain-containing protein yields the protein MIEGIRGHWDSGFDNVVHAFAATVKDERAGAALSVHLGGRAVVSVQSGAADLDRPWEANTPAVIFSCTKGVAAVAIAMLLDRGLLGSLDEPLARYWPEFGVAGKSDVSVGDALAHRAGVPGPDRDLTLSEAIDGHTLAENIAGRVPLWRPGTGYSYHTLSHGVITEQLMLRIDGRTLGRFIAEEISGPLGIDLWLGADAETAARRARPVLGDLSAPAMAIAPDIAEAVVHFATFGGAFPARLTDRDVGFDDPAVIASGLAGAAGLATADAVARFWGAVVDPREPLLSSSARAALTALRGEGAPEYPTAPPPYHRWGAGVALASDLRPMTSLAAFGHDGAGGQVAFADPGLGLGFAYLTNLMIDTARGDAVVRELRSAL
- a CDS encoding RidA family protein, producing MELSTVGDITYLGAREDRNFTPAVIAGGLVHVSGQASVDLETGAIISGTFEEEMRRCVANLETLLVAAGSSLRHVVRIGAFVTAEDQIPEYNRIYRELFAHPRPARTTWVSPLESVKVELDAVAVLARP
- a CDS encoding ABC transporter substrate-binding protein, producing MAAIATLTLAACGPTTSTPPPAEETASGGDAHVALYQQPAGFNTLKPGIGGDELIESLHFDTLIGWNLETSDYESRLAESWEVSEDGTKVTFDLIPDLKWSDGEPFTAEDVVFTYNLHANPAATSSTAGFLTNVVGNAEVKAGTADTLSGLVAEDADTVSFSLVTPDATFLGNFLPGAFNFGWILPKHALEDMDPAGMLENEWFREPTAGMGPYVFSKWVSDSQLEFVANPEFRSELKLDRVFASTLTSDAAQAQLQTGELHLSSVPAVDVETVRSIAGITVESAPGAGVLALHTAMDTHPELADPLVRQAMLYAIDRQGIIDEVFHGEGTVVNVLAHGPEWAVPSGLEEYAYDPEKAKELLAEANWDASREVTLEIVPGQKDRDLTLDIVAAQLKAVGMNAVVRQLDAASQTAAIGARDFQLLISGYGNFVVDPSSMNIRLMCGVATNIQAYCNPELDALLTKGLSEPDQAEREKIYAEAQQIVNEEVPMILLSSPTVIFGVSDKLQGFEPRRLLTDAFYSAPNWSITG
- a CDS encoding MBL fold metallo-hydrolase produces the protein MTPAGLVLTPSIALVGGGSLGAELSHACDANIYLVHDDEDGVLIDAGCGLGTPDVIANVQAVAPSVRISSILVTHAHADHAAGAASLAAATAADVLATAHVGAVLNGTNPAASGLEGAKAKGMYPAEVAFTAVPSITVADGHELRLGRIAITLLLTEGHADGHLTAVIREPDRIVSVCTGDLVFARGRAALLDDSPETDLTRWEASVRRVADTEPTRLLPGHGTPVLRRAGAHLALALDPLSRGLEPPRLIDTDARPRRDHS
- a CDS encoding ABC transporter ATP-binding protein, with amino-acid sequence MTDTTVDATPLLRVTSLSKRFTVRDAAGRKGTIRAVEDVSFTVERGRTVAVVGESGSGKSTLARTVNRFYRPTSGRIEFRGQDITDLSDRRLAGGLRQRMQFVFQDPYAAINPRMTAGEIIGEGLRIHRLGNAAAQRARVTELLDIVGLTPAQGTRYPHEFSGGQRQRIGIARALALKPELLVLDEPVSALDMSIQAQIVNLLQDIQAESGVAYIFISHDLSVVRHIADEVLVMHLGEVVESGPVEQVFDHPQHAYTQALLSAVPINDPSERGTRDRAVYYAGRTAFQVEEVAS
- a CDS encoding Gfo/Idh/MocA family protein, translating into MTVIAVSGFGSIGRRHARVLSAMEGVEVVVHDPVALGEDVGFPVVANLDDLDAHRPDGIVIASPDEYHLSGATWAAERWLPVLLEKPVADTIAAAESLVTATAERCAVLVGYVLHHSPVFQAAAACIANGGIGIPISAHADLGAYETLVVARNRFAEPRHDRIFVDYSHEWDYLRWFLGPLTPLAAHARDFEGIREHTEHPNSVDALLRAGDVGVTAHLDYVRRPGRRVCTVIGSEASLTVDAGGDLTIRYEETGEVSTQSYAEPRDAMFARQAMHFLAVIRGEEEPAVTAADGLAALRTADALTRLAHR